The Panicum virgatum strain AP13 chromosome 5K, P.virgatum_v5, whole genome shotgun sequence genome has a window encoding:
- the LOC120710546 gene encoding late embryogenesis abundant protein 17-like, which produces MASMQRSHEERAHAAAQKAAAELRAARREEAPASPRGGGILGSVQESARSAMGAVKDTFSGGGRGGTTTTHGDVAGDGVSATAGDYAEEGKAKARDVADAAMGKAAETKDAAADRARCAMAAAADRTKLGGGESEEDDVMLRVKEADQMTGQAFNDVGPMGEEGTGVPRRRRSG; this is translated from the coding sequence ATGGCGTCCATGCAGAGGAGCCACGAGGAGCGCGCCCATGCCGCGGCGCAGAAGgcggccgccgagctccgcgcggcgcggcgggaggaggcgcccgccagcccccgcggcggcggcatcctgGGCAGCGTGCAGGAGAGCGCGCGCTCCGCCATGGGCGCGGTCAAGGACACattctccggcggcggccggggcggcacCACGACCACGCACGGTGACGTCGCCGGAGACGGCGTGTCGGCTACCGCGGGAGACTACGCCGAGGAAGGGAAGGCGAAGGCGAGGGACGTGGCGGACGCGGCCATGGGCAAGGCCGCCGAGACCAAGGACGCCGCGGCGGACAGGGCGCGctgcgccatggccgcggccgcggacaGGACCAAGCTGGGCGGCGGggagtcggaggaggacgacgtgATGCTGCGGGTGAAGGAGGCAGACCAGATGACGGGGCAGGCGTTCAACGACGTCGGCCCCATGGGCGAGGAGGGCACCGgcgtcccgcggcggcggcgctccggctgA
- the LOC120710545 gene encoding probable pectate lyase 4 — translation MRQNRGPGVIPYMVTDPSDDPVRPRPGTLRYGATVLAGKVWITFQRGMHIRLAQPLFVKSFTAIDARGADVHIAGGAGIMLFHVNNVIIHGLHIHECRSQPAGQVVVPGGAVQSAGGMDGDAIRLVSSTKVWIDHNTLSRCQDGLLDVTVGSTDVTVSNNWFFNHDKVMLLGHDDGHAADRRMRVTVAFNRFGPNVNQRMPRIRHGYAHVVNNLYDGWGDYAIGGSMGPSVKSQGNMFVASGPDNKKVTRRMPVGGKDWDWASIGDSFQNGAFFKQTGSWVRPNYNKHQAFLAASANEVRSLTKDAGALSCSSGSAC, via the exons ATGCGGCAGAACCGAGGACCCGGGGTGATTCCGTACATGGTCACCGACCCTAGCGACGACCCGGTGCGCCCACGTCCGGGCACCCTGCGCTACGGCGCGACGGTACTCGCCGGGAAGGTCTGGATCACCTTCCAGAGGGGCATGCACATCAGGCTGGCGCAGCCGCTCTTCGTCAAGAGCTTTACGGCCATCGACGCTCGCGGGGCCGACGTGCAcatcgccggcggcgcaggcaTCATGCTCTTCCACGTGAACAACGTGATCATCCACGGGCTGCACATCCACGAGTGCCGGTCGCAGCCCGCGGGGCAGGTGGTCGTCCCTGGCGGCGCGGTGCAGTCTGCCGGAGGCATGGACGGCGACGCCATCCGGTTGGTGTCGAGCACCAAGGTGTGGATCGACCACAACACCCTGTCCCGATGCCAGGACGGGCTCCTGGACGTGACGGTCGGCTCCACGGACGTGACCGTCTCTAACAACTGGTTCTTTAACCACGACAAGGTCATGCTGCTCGGCCACGACGATGGccacgccgccgaccgccggATGCGGGTCACCGTCGCGTTCAACCGCTTCGGCCCCAACGTCAACCAGCGCATGCCAAG GATTAGGCACGGCTACGCTCACGTAGTCAACAACTTGTACGATGGATGGGGAGACTATGCCATTGGAGGAAGCATGGGTCCCAGCGTGAAGAGCCAAGGCAATATGTTCGTAGCCTCGGGCCCAGACAACAAGAAG GTGACGCGAAGGATGCCGGTTGGGGGGAAGGATTGGGATTGGGCCTCCATTGGCGACTCCTTCCAGAATGGTGCCTTCTTCAAGCAAACGGGTAGCTGGGTGCGGCCGAACTACAACAAGCACCAGGCCTTCCTGGCGGCCAGCGCCAACGAAGTAAGGTCGCTGACCAAGGACGCCGGCGCCCTCAGCTGCAGTTCTGGGTCCGCGTGCTGA